From Melopsittacus undulatus isolate bMelUnd1 chromosome 19, bMelUnd1.mat.Z, whole genome shotgun sequence, a single genomic window includes:
- the FZR1 gene encoding fizzy-related protein homolog, whose product MPCVAEMRRTLTPSNSPMSSPSKHGDRFIPSRAGANWSINFHRINENEKSPSQNRKAKDATSDNGKDGLAYSALLKNELLGAGIEKVQDPQTEDRRLQPSTPEKKSLFTYSLSTKRSSPDDGNEVSPYSLSPVSNKSQKLLRSPRKPTRKISKIPFKVLDAPELQDDFYLNLVDWSSLNVLSVGLGTCVYLWSACTSQVTRLCDLSVEGDSVTSVGWSERGNLVAVGTHKGFVQIWDAAAGKKLSMLEGHTARVGALAWNADQLSSGSRDRMILQRDIRTPPLQSERRLQGHRQEVCGLKWSTDHQLLASGGNDNKLLVWNHSSLSPVQQYTEHLAAVKAIAWSPHQHGLLASGGGTADRCIRFWNTLTGQPLQCIDTGSQVCNLAWSKHANELVSTHGYSQNQILVWKYPSLTQVAKLTGHSYRVLYLAMSPDGEAIVTGAGDETLRFWNVFSKTRSTKESVSVLNLFTRIR is encoded by the exons ATGCCTTGT GTAGCAGAGATGAGAAGAACCCTGACGCCTTCTAATTCTCCCATGTCTTCTCCCAGTAAGCATGGTGACAGATTCATTCCCTCAAGAGCTGGGGCCAACTGGAGCATCAACTTCCACAGAATAAAT GAAAACGAAAAATCGCCAagtcaaaacagaaaagcaaaggatgCTACATCAGACAATGGCAAAG ATGGCCTTGCCTACTCTGCCTTGTTGAAGAACGAACTCTTAGGAGCAGGGATCGAGAAGGTGCAAGACCCACAGACAGAAGACAGGAGGCTGCAACCATCCACCCCAGAGAAGAAGTCTCTCTTCACT TATTCACTCAGCACAAAACGTTCTAGTCCAGATGATGGCAATGAGGTCTCACCATATTCCCTGTCTCCTGTCAGCAACAAAAG CCAGAAACTGCTCAGATCACCTCGAAAACCTACTCGGAAAATCTCCAAGATTCCTTTCAAAGTGCTGGatgccccagagctgcaggatgaCTTCTACTTGAACCTGGTGGACTGGTCCTCTCTGAACGTCCTCAGTGTTGGCCTTGGGACTTGTGTTTACTTGTGGAGTGCTTGTACTAGCCAG GTAACCCGGCTGTGCGATCTCTCTGTGGAAGGAGATTCTGTAACATCTGTGGGCTGGTCAGAACGG GGGAACTTGGTAGCTGTTGGCACTCACAAGGGTTTTGTACAGATCTGGGatgcagctgcaggaaaaaagcTCTCCATGCTGGAGGGGCACACAGCCAGAGTTG GTGCTTTAGCATGGAATGCTGACCAGCTATCTTCTGGGAGTCGAGACCGGATGATCCTTCAGAGGGACATCCGCACGCCCCCGTTGCAGTCTGAGCGGCGGCTCCAGGGCCACAGGCAGGAGGTCTGCGGGCTTAAATGGTCTACAGACCACCAGCTCCTGGCCTCTGGAGGCAACGACAACAAG ctccttgtCTGGAATCACTCCAGCCTGAGTCCTGTCCAACAGTACACCGAGCATTTGGCAGCAGTGAAAGCTATTGCCTGGTCTCCGCACCAGCACGGGCTCCTCGCCTCCGGCGGTGGCACCGCCGACCGCTGCATACGCTTCTGGAACACGCTCACAGGGCAGCCCTTGCAGTGCATTGACACCGGGTCACAAGTGTGCAACCTAGCCTGGTCCAAACATGCCAACGAGCTG GTGAGTACCCATGGCTACTCGCAGAACCAGATCCTCGTCTGGAAATACCCCTCCTTAACTCAAGTAGCAAAGCTCACGGGGCATTCATACCGAGTCTTGTATCTG GCAATGTCCCCTGATGGGGAGGCCATAGTCACAGGAGCTGGAGACGAAACCCTGCGCTTCTGGAACGTCTTCAGCAAAACTCGCTCGACAAAG GAGTCAGTATCCGTTCTCAACCTCTTCACCAGGATACGATAA
- the MFSD12 gene encoding LOW QUALITY PROTEIN: major facilitator superfamily domain-containing protein 12 (The sequence of the model RefSeq protein was modified relative to this genomic sequence to represent the inferred CDS: inserted 3 bases in 3 codons; substituted 2 bases at 2 genomic stop codons): MVGVRALRDRNGAGTGAANGASPQRAPLSRCRFLPCPDRSESGGWAEPSPTATDDPGTAPPVPPRPSHPIPPAWRSLAGAGAGAGSAGSAAAARLSFAAGHFQNYACAALWFTSLLLFLHSALGFRHRARCGLXLAGQLADGLCTPLLGYETDPFLGLRLLRRRKSWHLAGGTTCVLXSFPFIFNPCLACKENTPQWAAFIYYLPFIIIFQFGWXATQVSHLSLIPERXPVTXEEQVLSPLRYAFTVMANITVYGLAWLLLNFQVDQPELIEHLGPQDVPIFRNLSLIVVGLGAVFSLIFHLGTKEKPYPWGSSAQPEESTPLLQKEPSPLRPLLIWRDWLWEPAFYQVAVLYMSTRLIVNLSQAYIAMYLTNSLMLPKKYIATIPLVMYVSGFLSSFLMKPVNKWLGRNLTYFVGILVILSFASWVTLVKQMGAEIYGAAVLLGAGSATILVTSLSMTADLIGTNTHSSAFVYGAMSFTDKMANGLAVMAIQNLHPCPSEVCCSECASFYHWVMVGVTGGVAVAAIASLCCIMVWPIHVRYHAVCLRGLSRAGTCTGMESTEGSGRSTSIN, from the exons CCCCGATCGCAGTGAGTCCGGGGGGTGGGCAGAGCCCAGCCCGACGGCGACGGACGACCCAGGGACCGCCCCGCCCGTCCCGCCCCGTccgtcccatcccatcccgccGGCATGGCGGAGCCttgccggtgccggtgccggtgcggGCAGCGCCGGCTCTGCCGCTGCGGCTCGGCTCAGCTTCGCGGCCGGGCACTTCCAGAACTATGCCTGCGCCGCGCTGTGGTTCACgtccctgctgctgttcctgcacAGCGCGCTCGGCTTCCGGCACCGCGCGCGGTGCGGCC CTCTGGCCGGGCAGCTGGCGGACGGGCTCTGCACCCCCCTGCTGGGCTACGAGACCGACCCGTTCCTTGGGCTGCGGCTGCTACGGCGGAGGAAGTCCTGGCACCTCGCCGGTGG CACCACGTGCGTCC GGTCCTTCCCCTTCATCTTCAACCCCTGCCTGGCCTGCAAGGAGAACACACCACAGTGGGCAGCCTTCATCTACTACCTCCccttcatcatcatcttccAGTTCGGCT CAGCCACACAGGTCTCCCACCTCTCCCTCATCCCCGAGCGGTGACCAGTGACCTGAGAAG AGCAGGTACTGTCTCCCCTCAGGTATGCCTTCACAGTCATGGCCAACATCACCGTGTATGGCCTGGCCTGGCTCCTGCTGAACTTCCAGGTGGACCAGCCTGAACTCATAGAGCACTTAGGCCCCCAGGATGTCCCTATATTCCGG AACCTGTCCCTCATtgtggtggggctgggggccGTGTTCTCCCTCATCTTCCACCTGGGCACCAAAGAGAAGCCGTACCCATGGGGCTCATCAGCCCAGCCAGAGGAGAGCACCCccctgctgcagaaggagcCGAGCCCTCTGCGTCCACTGCTCATCTGGAGGGACTGGCTGTGGGAACCTGCCTTCTATCAG GTTGCAGTGCTCTACATGTCCACCCGGCTCATCGTCAACCTCTCCCAGGCCTACATTGCCATGTACCTGACCAACTCGCTGATGCTGCCCAAG AAATACATCGCCACCATCCCCCTGGTGATGTATGTCAGTggctttctctcctccttcctcatGAAGCCTGTGAATAAGTGGTTGGGTCGAAAT CTGACCTACTTCGTGGGCATCCTGGTGATCCTCAGCTTCGCCTCCTGGGTGACCCTGGTCAAGCAGATGGGAGCAGAGATCTACGGGGCGGCCGTGCTGCTTGGGGCTGGCTCTGCCACCATCCTGGTCACGTCCCTCTCCATGACCGCAGACCTCATCGGCACCAACACG CACAGCAGCGCCTTCGTCTACGGCGCCATGAGCTTCACGGATAAGATGGCCAACGGGCTGGCCGTGATGGCGATCCAGAACCTGCACCCGTGCCC gtCTGAGGTCTGCTGCTCTGAGTGTGCCAGCTTCTACCACTGGGTGATGGTGGGGGTCACCGGAGGCGTTGCCGTTGCCGCCATTGCCTCTCTCTGCTGCATCATGGTGTGGCCAATCCACGTCCGCTACC ATGCCGTGTGCCTGAGGGGGCTGAGCAGAGCCGGGACCTGCACCGGGATGGAGAGCACAGAGGGCAGCGGCCGGAGCACCAGCATCAACTGA